The Allocatelliglobosispora scoriae genome contains a region encoding:
- a CDS encoding ATP-binding protein, whose product MDLLAELPDDVTSLSKAAELAHDMGQTLTAAMINDPLFGGSGVPLDPGILLTPSPGRRARISVISLVGLPTNEQRQSFVNQLQMALFAWIKQHPAGDRPLGGLFVMDEAQTLAPSGAMTACTESTLALASQARKYGLGMIFATQAPRGIHNRIVGNAATQFYGFLNSQAQIAAAKEMASAKASNVLDISRLSAGQFYAVGEGLAFQKLATPMCLSHHPNSALTTEEVLERARA is encoded by the coding sequence GTGGATCTGCTCGCTGAGCTGCCTGATGACGTGACATCGCTGAGCAAAGCCGCCGAACTCGCTCATGACATGGGCCAGACTCTCACCGCAGCGATGATCAATGATCCGCTCTTCGGCGGCTCAGGCGTACCCCTTGATCCGGGGATACTGCTGACACCCTCGCCCGGCCGACGAGCCCGGATCTCTGTGATCAGCCTCGTCGGCCTTCCCACCAACGAACAGCGCCAGAGCTTCGTCAACCAGCTCCAGATGGCGCTCTTCGCCTGGATCAAGCAGCATCCCGCCGGCGACAGACCGCTCGGCGGGTTGTTCGTGATGGACGAGGCTCAGACCCTCGCTCCGTCCGGCGCGATGACCGCCTGCACCGAAAGCACGCTGGCGCTGGCGAGCCAGGCTCGCAAGTACGGCCTAGGGATGATCTTTGCAACGCAGGCGCCGCGAGGCATCCACAATCGAATCGTCGGCAATGCGGCGACCCAGTTCTACGGCTTCCTCAACAGCCAAGCACAGATCGCGGCGGCAAAGGAGATGGCCAGTGCCAAGGCCAGCAATGTGCTGGACATCTCGCGGCTGAGCGCAGGCCAGTTCTACGCCGTCGGCGAGGGCCTGGCCTTTCAGAAGCTAGCGACGCCGATGTGCCTCAGCCATCA